One region of Faecalibacter bovis genomic DNA includes:
- a CDS encoding ribose-phosphate pyrophosphokinase, which translates to MEQSAFLFSTRGSHELATKIADHYGQELGNLKIVEFSDGEFTPAFEQPIRGARVFLIGSTHQPTDNLMELLLMCDAAKRASAKSITAVIPYYGFARQDRKDAPRVPIGAKLVAKMLMSAGATRVMTMDLHADQIQGFFEIPVDHLFASTIFVDYINSLNLDNLCIASPDMGGAKRANTYAKHLNAEIVICHKERKKANHVDSMMLIGDVVGKNVILVDDMIDTAGTLAKAAELIMSKGALSVRAIATHGILSGPAFERLQDSMLTEIAVTDSIPLKNSSVSKIKVLSCAPLFADVMHLVHSNKSISQRFVI; encoded by the coding sequence ATGGAACAATCAGCATTTCTTTTTTCTACACGTGGTTCACATGAGTTAGCCACTAAAATTGCAGACCATTATGGTCAAGAATTAGGTAATTTAAAAATCGTTGAATTTAGCGACGGAGAATTTACTCCAGCTTTCGAACAGCCAATTCGTGGTGCACGCGTTTTCTTAATTGGATCTACACATCAACCAACAGATAACTTAATGGAGTTATTATTAATGTGTGATGCTGCAAAACGTGCATCTGCAAAATCGATTACAGCAGTAATTCCTTACTACGGGTTTGCGCGTCAAGATCGTAAAGACGCTCCTCGTGTTCCAATCGGAGCTAAATTAGTAGCGAAAATGTTAATGTCTGCCGGTGCGACTCGTGTAATGACAATGGATTTACATGCTGATCAAATCCAAGGATTTTTTGAAATTCCTGTTGACCATTTATTTGCTTCAACAATATTCGTAGATTATATCAATAGTTTAAATTTAGATAATTTATGCATCGCTTCGCCTGATATGGGAGGAGCAAAACGCGCAAATACTTATGCTAAGCATTTAAACGCGGAAATTGTTATCTGCCACAAAGAGCGTAAAAAAGCAAATCATGTGGATAGCATGATGTTAATTGGTGATGTTGTTGGTAAAAATGTAATCTTAGTTGATGATATGATTGATACAGCTGGAACTTTAGCTAAAGCTGCTGAACTAATTATGTCTAAAGGCGCATTATCAGTACGTGCAATCGCAACTCACGGAATTTTATCTGGACCTGCTTTTGAGCGTTTACAAGACTCAATGTTAACAGAAATTGCTGTAACTGATAGTATTCCATTAAAAAATTCTAGTGTAAGTAAAATAAAAGTATTATCTTGCGCTCCGCTTTTTGCTGATGTTATGCATCTAGTACATAGCAATAAATCAATTAGTCAACGTTTTGTTATCTAA
- a CDS encoding 50S ribosomal protein L25/general stress protein Ctc, giving the protein MKSITIQGVKRENVGKVATRALRNAEQVPCVIYGGTEPVAFSADEKAFKGLVYTPEAHTVTIELNDGTKFEAILQDIQFHPVTDRIIHADFYQLDENKPVTMEVPVRLVGRARGLVAGGVLRFNMRKVKVRAIPANLPDEIEIDITPMRIGHKMYIESLKNEKYSFAHPDNAVVVAIRTSRNAVKDADLEEDED; this is encoded by the coding sequence ATGAAATCTATTACAATTCAAGGTGTAAAAAGAGAAAACGTAGGTAAAGTTGCTACACGTGCCTTACGTAATGCTGAACAAGTACCTTGTGTGATTTACGGTGGAACTGAGCCAGTTGCATTTTCTGCAGATGAAAAAGCATTCAAAGGATTAGTATATACTCCAGAAGCTCACACAGTTACTATCGAATTAAACGATGGAACTAAGTTTGAGGCTATCTTACAAGATATCCAATTCCACCCAGTTACAGATCGTATCATCCACGCTGATTTCTACCAATTAGACGAGAACAAACCAGTTACTATGGAAGTTCCAGTTCGTTTAGTAGGACGTGCTCGTGGTTTAGTAGCCGGAGGGGTTTTACGTTTCAACATGCGTAAAGTTAAAGTTCGTGCTATTCCAGCTAATTTACCAGACGAAATCGAAATCGACATTACTCCAATGAGAATTGGTCACAAAATGTACATCGAGTCTTTAAAGAACGAAAAGTACTCTTTTGCTCACCCAGACAATGCAGTAGTTGTTGCTATCCGTACTTCTCGTAACGCTGTTAAAGATGCGGATTTAGAAGAAGATGAAGATTAA
- a CDS encoding RrF2 family transcriptional regulator, giving the protein MFSKACEYGIKASIFIARESIGGNRVNLKQIAASVNSPEAYTAKILQELVKNGIISSVKGKMGGFEMDPKSLTEIKLVHIIKAIDGDGLYHSCVLGLNECDAARPCALHKRIFMVRKDLQKMLEVTSMNDLIDDIDNGLAFLKH; this is encoded by the coding sequence ATGTTTTCAAAAGCATGCGAATATGGTATTAAGGCGAGTATTTTTATCGCTCGTGAATCTATCGGTGGAAATCGTGTGAATTTGAAGCAAATTGCAGCTTCTGTCAATTCGCCTGAAGCATATACAGCTAAAATTTTACAAGAACTTGTGAAGAATGGGATTATAAGTTCTGTCAAAGGAAAAATGGGAGGATTTGAAATGGATCCAAAATCTTTAACAGAAATTAAATTAGTACACATCATTAAAGCCATAGACGGAGATGGGTTATACCACAGCTGTGTATTAGGTTTGAATGAATGTGATGCAGCAAGACCATGTGCTTTACATAAACGAATTTTTATGGTTCGTAAAGATTTGCAAAAAATGTTGGAAGTGACGTCTATGAATGATTTAATTGACGACATTGATAATGGTTTGGCATTTCTAAAACATTAA
- a CDS encoding hemerythrin domain-containing protein: MKLLTEIQSSNQLSFTSSLNQTVYEACSKHHKTLFFCWNIRTGIDRNVEIERIVAYVNWYGENILFPKMEIEEKLLFTILSEDNYIVKRALKEHRRIRRLFKIGSNPMKNLIYIEEELDLHIRFEEKNILPEIENVATQKQLKAINEALGQLPTNANWDDHFWE, translated from the coding sequence ATGAAACTACTTACCGAAATACAAAGCTCAAATCAATTAAGTTTTACATCGTCTCTTAACCAGACAGTATATGAAGCATGTTCTAAACATCATAAAACTTTGTTTTTTTGTTGGAATATTAGAACAGGAATTGATCGAAATGTTGAGATTGAGAGAATTGTAGCTTATGTTAATTGGTACGGTGAAAATATTTTATTTCCGAAAATGGAAATAGAGGAGAAGTTGTTGTTTACAATTTTAAGTGAGGATAATTATATAGTAAAACGAGCTTTAAAGGAGCACAGAAGAATTAGAAGATTATTCAAAATCGGGTCAAATCCGATGAAGAATTTAATTTATATAGAAGAAGAGTTAGATTTACATATTCGTTTCGAAGAGAAAAATATCTTACCAGAAATTGAAAATGTAGCGACTCAAAAACAATTAAAAGCTATTAACGAAGCTTTAGGTCAATTACCAACAAATGCTAATTGGGATGACCACTTTTGGGAATAA
- a CDS encoding glutaminyl-peptide cyclotransferase translates to MKKIFLMALVASAMITSCKDEGAANNNAITEIVSGIEQKQYKLGDKINIDFSALEGVDNVRITIDGKDVPNGSTITNEVVGLGNHSIFIEFLKGTEVKNSREFTFIVFGKEAAATWSYELVNTYPHDNKYFTQGFYYKDGNIFEGTGLRNETYLAKYKLGDAKASKEYKVVENVFGEGITELNGNIYQLTWQDRAILKYDQDFNKLDQINMPGEIMEGWGITTVGDQLAVSEGTQRIHFFDANFKYQRTIQAVDNQNVYLKLNELEYKDGLIYANVYESGTILAIDPASGQVKAKLDLSEFKTKQTGPQADVLNGIAFKGDNMLVTGKKWDNIYEIKIKK, encoded by the coding sequence ATGAAAAAGATATTTTTAATGGCTCTTGTAGCCTCTGCTATGATTACTTCTTGTAAAGATGAAGGGGCAGCAAATAACAATGCAATTACTGAAATTGTATCAGGAATTGAACAAAAACAGTATAAGTTAGGTGATAAAATCAACATCGATTTTTCGGCTTTAGAAGGAGTTGATAATGTAAGAATTACTATTGATGGAAAAGATGTTCCTAATGGATCTACCATAACAAATGAAGTTGTAGGATTAGGAAATCATTCTATTTTTATTGAATTCTTAAAAGGTACAGAAGTTAAAAATTCGAGAGAATTTACCTTTATCGTTTTTGGAAAAGAAGCAGCAGCTACTTGGTCATACGAATTGGTAAATACATACCCTCACGATAATAAATATTTTACACAAGGATTTTATTATAAAGATGGAAACATTTTTGAAGGAACTGGTTTGCGCAACGAAACATATTTGGCAAAATACAAATTGGGTGATGCTAAAGCAAGTAAAGAATATAAGGTTGTTGAAAATGTTTTTGGTGAAGGTATAACTGAATTGAATGGAAATATTTACCAATTAACTTGGCAGGATAGAGCAATTTTAAAATACGATCAAGATTTTAATAAACTGGATCAAATTAACATGCCTGGCGAAATCATGGAAGGTTGGGGAATTACAACAGTTGGCGATCAATTAGCTGTTTCCGAAGGTACTCAACGAATTCATTTTTTTGATGCTAATTTCAAATATCAACGCACTATTCAGGCCGTTGACAATCAAAATGTGTATTTAAAATTAAATGAGTTAGAGTATAAAGATGGTTTAATTTACGCGAATGTTTACGAATCGGGAACTATCTTGGCTATAGATCCAGCTTCAGGACAAGTAAAAGCTAAATTAGATTTAAGTGAGTTTAAAACGAAACAAACAGGTCCACAAGCTGATGTACTAAATGGAATTGCTTTTAAAGGCGATAATATGTTAGTAACAGGTAAGAAGTGGGATAATATATACGAGATTAAGATTAAGAAATAA
- the ruvC gene encoding crossover junction endodeoxyribonuclease RuvC: protein MERIILGIDPGTNVLGYGLIKVQGNKISLIALGELLLNKLPNQEMKLKRIFEKIIMLIDEYHPDELAIEAPFLGQNAQSMLKLGRAQGVCIAACLSREIPSTEYAPKKIKMAITGNGNASKEQVAAMLVHLVNLKELPKRLDATDGLAAAVCHYLNSGNKITQQKSYSGWDSFVKSNPNRTK from the coding sequence ATGGAAAGAATCATATTAGGTATTGATCCTGGAACAAATGTCTTGGGTTATGGTTTGATAAAAGTGCAGGGAAACAAAATTTCGTTAATTGCTTTGGGTGAATTATTATTGAATAAATTACCAAATCAAGAAATGAAACTGAAACGTATATTTGAAAAAATTATTATGTTAATCGACGAATATCATCCCGACGAATTAGCCATCGAAGCACCTTTTTTAGGACAAAATGCACAATCAATGTTAAAATTAGGTCGCGCACAAGGTGTTTGTATTGCTGCTTGTTTATCAAGAGAAATTCCATCTACCGAATATGCACCAAAGAAAATAAAAATGGCAATTACCGGAAACGGAAACGCTTCTAAAGAACAAGTTGCTGCAATGTTGGTACATTTAGTTAATTTGAAAGAATTACCAAAACGTTTAGATGCAACAGATGGTTTGGCGGCAGCAGTTTGTCATTATTTGAATTCTGGAAACAAAATAACACAACAAAAATCTTATTCGGGTTGGGATTCGTTTGTAAAATCAAATCCTAATCGAACAAAGTAA
- a CDS encoding GH3 auxin-responsive promoter family protein — translation MGLVNKIMEIMMRSRMNAIEDSIKNPVGTQERVLFDNIKKAKHTIYGREFGFNEANTIHKFQNQVPAVHYEDFEPYIELARKGEKDVTWNGKIKWFAKSSGTTNAKSKFIPISNESLEDCHYAAGKTMFALYLNANPNTEIFLNKNLRIGGSSELFQKYDTRFGDLSAILIDNLPFYAEMKNIPNREISLMSDWSLKMDAIINATKNESVGSLTGVPSWMLVVLNKMLADTGKTNVHELWPNLEVFFHGGISFTPYAENYNLITGKKINYFELYNASEGFFAIQDQLIEKDMLLLLDNGIFYEFVPMEEFGSENARYLTIGEVEVGKNYAMVITTNGGLWRYIIGDTIKFTSINPHRIVVTGRTKHHINVFGEELMIDNAETALKRACDKTNAIVSEYSAGPIFMQGKEKGAHEWIIEFDREPSNFDEFVTILDQSLQEINSDYEAKRYNNMTLNPPIVHQAKPKLFIEWMASRGKLGGQNKVPRLSNTREFIEPLIALNKTNF, via the coding sequence ATGGGATTAGTTAATAAGATCATGGAAATTATGATGCGCAGCCGTATGAATGCGATTGAAGATAGCATCAAAAATCCAGTTGGTACGCAAGAACGTGTCTTATTTGATAACATTAAAAAAGCAAAACATACTATATACGGACGTGAGTTTGGATTTAATGAAGCGAATACAATTCATAAATTTCAAAATCAAGTCCCAGCAGTTCATTACGAAGATTTTGAACCTTATATCGAGTTAGCTCGTAAAGGTGAAAAAGACGTTACATGGAACGGAAAAATTAAATGGTTTGCTAAATCTTCAGGTACAACAAATGCAAAAAGTAAATTTATTCCGATAAGTAATGAATCTTTAGAAGATTGTCATTATGCTGCCGGAAAAACTATGTTTGCTTTGTATTTGAACGCTAATCCTAATACTGAGATTTTCTTAAATAAAAACCTTCGTATTGGAGGAAGTAGTGAATTATTTCAAAAATACGATACTCGTTTTGGAGATTTATCAGCTATTTTGATTGATAATTTACCATTTTATGCAGAAATGAAAAACATACCGAATCGTGAGATTTCGTTGATGTCGGATTGGTCTCTAAAAATGGATGCAATTATCAATGCTACAAAAAATGAAAGTGTAGGTTCTTTAACAGGTGTTCCGTCTTGGATGTTGGTTGTTTTAAACAAAATGTTGGCAGACACTGGAAAAACAAACGTACATGAATTATGGCCAAATTTAGAAGTTTTCTTCCATGGTGGAATTAGCTTTACGCCGTATGCAGAAAATTATAACTTAATAACAGGTAAAAAAATAAATTACTTCGAATTATATAATGCATCAGAAGGATTCTTTGCAATACAAGATCAATTAATTGAAAAAGACATGTTGCTTTTATTGGATAATGGAATTTTTTATGAATTTGTTCCAATGGAAGAATTTGGTTCTGAAAACGCACGTTACTTGACGATTGGAGAAGTTGAAGTCGGAAAAAATTACGCCATGGTTATTACGACAAATGGTGGTTTATGGCGATACATTATTGGTGATACAATCAAATTTACATCTATAAATCCTCATCGAATCGTTGTTACTGGACGAACGAAACATCATATCAATGTTTTTGGGGAAGAGTTAATGATTGATAATGCGGAAACAGCTTTGAAACGTGCTTGTGATAAAACTAATGCTATTGTTTCAGAATATAGTGCCGGACCTATTTTTATGCAAGGAAAAGAAAAAGGTGCGCACGAATGGATTATTGAATTTGATCGTGAACCGTCTAACTTTGATGAATTTGTAACTATTTTAGATCAAAGCTTACAAGAAATTAATTCGGATTACGAAGCAAAACGATATAATAATATGACCCTGAATCCTCCAATTGTTCATCAAGCTAAACCAAAATTATTTATTGAATGGATGGCGTCTCGTGGAAAATTAGGAGGCCAAAATAAAGTCCCTCGATTATCTAATACAAGAGAATTCATCGAACCGTTGATTGCTTTAAACAAAACAAATTTTTAA
- a CDS encoding DUF2797 domain-containing protein, whose protein sequence is MQFEGQIRKMITENGNPIKYYWDFKHDFVTMNRVLGKKIKVTFDHYECLGCGDDKEIYQMGYCKNCFFTLPEANPSIISPELSTAHLGIEQRDLAWEQKFELQPHIVYLANSSGIKVGVTRETQIPTRWIDQGASEAIVIARTNNRYEAGMIEVSLKDVMADKTNWQRMLKNDVPEINLYEQFEIVKENVNPDFRQFLVDEPEVYKLDYPVLEYPEKVKSTNLKKTSVIEGVLKGIKGQYLIFEDNSVFNVRGHEGFYVKVEI, encoded by the coding sequence ATGCAGTTTGAAGGGCAAATTCGTAAAATGATTACTGAAAATGGAAATCCGATAAAATATTACTGGGATTTTAAGCACGATTTTGTAACAATGAATCGAGTTTTAGGAAAGAAAATCAAGGTTACTTTTGATCATTACGAATGTTTAGGATGTGGTGATGATAAGGAAATTTATCAAATGGGATACTGTAAAAACTGTTTTTTTACGTTACCTGAAGCTAATCCAAGCATCATAAGTCCAGAATTATCAACTGCACATTTAGGTATAGAACAACGTGATTTGGCTTGGGAACAAAAATTTGAACTACAACCTCATATTGTTTATTTAGCTAATTCATCAGGTATTAAAGTTGGTGTAACTCGCGAAACGCAGATTCCTACACGTTGGATTGATCAAGGTGCTTCTGAAGCAATTGTAATCGCTCGTACAAATAATCGTTATGAAGCAGGTATGATTGAGGTGTCTTTGAAAGATGTAATGGCTGATAAAACCAATTGGCAACGCATGTTAAAAAATGATGTGCCTGAAATTAATCTGTATGAACAATTCGAAATTGTAAAAGAAAATGTAAATCCAGATTTTCGTCAATTTTTAGTTGATGAGCCAGAAGTTTATAAATTAGATTATCCAGTTTTGGAATATCCTGAAAAAGTGAAATCAACGAATTTGAAAAAAACGTCTGTTATTGAAGGGGTTTTAAAAGGAATTAAAGGACAGTATTTAATTTTTGAAGATAATTCTGTTTTCAACGTTCGTGGACACGAAGGTTTTTATGTGAAAGTTGAGATTTAA
- the mfd gene encoding transcription-repair coupling factor: protein MEQKTIHNVLSLYDSSEFVQKLIANFKNNPQQKLNIKGFLGSGLSLLTAQLYQRLPRPIFLLLDDKEEAAYYLNDLESLFSKEEVLFFPSSYRRPYEIEEIQNANVVIRTEVLNALANKKPKIIVTYSDALLEKVVTKTALSANTLKVKVGSELGIEFISEMLFEYNFNKVDFVSEPGEFSIRGGIIDVFSYSGEHPYRISLFGDEVETIRTFDIDSQLSIATTKEITIIPNLENKAIDEKRESFLEYIPKDSLFITKNIDVVSNQIKKNFEKAEEIYVNLKSEIKRAEPKDLFLDQNGFLHQLVNFGVIELSNKSYFETVETLDSPFKPQPSFNKQFELLIDDLNERKENGFRNALLCSNETQIKRFEEIFDDIGKDVSYIPVLGSLYQGFVDEELKITCFTDHQIFERYYKYNVRSSFSKKESITLKEINTLQVGDFVTHIDYGVGKFAGLVTVDNNGTRQESIKLIYQNNDILYVNIHSLHKIAKFRGKDGAEPKISKLGSPAWKNLKNKTKAKVKEIAFDLIKLYAKRRTRKGFAFSPDTYLQTELEASFIYEDTPDQFKATQDVKADMESDRPMDRLVCGDVGFGKTEVAIRAALKAAVDGKQVAVLVPTTILAFQHYKTFSERLKDLPVKVAYLNRFVTGKKKKDTLEGLKSGQVDIVIGTHQLVNSKLEYKDLGLLIVDEEHKFGVAVKDKLKTLRENIDTLTLTATPIPRTLQFSLMAARDLSVIKTPPPNRQPVETQLVGFNEEVFRDAIMYEMQRGGQVYIIHNRVQSLKDIAGMVQRLVPDARVATGHGQMDGKELEAVLLDFIDGRYDVFVSTTIIESGLDVPNANTILINDAQNFGLADLHQMRGRVGRSNRKAFCYLIAPPISVLTDEARKRLQAIEQFSDLGSGFNIAMKDLEIRGAGNLLGGEQTGFMMDIGFETYQKILNEAIEELKETDFKDLFEEERNGQVVEYVKEVQIDTDLPVQLPDEYIESSEERLILYKELADVEDRQVLEKFRSNLIDRFGELPKEAENLLLSVELKWVSKKLGFEKVVLKKGSMLCYFISKPQSEFYQSDEFRLVLNNVQSNSKNISFKEKPPKNGEEYPTLLLRFENVKNVKQALEYLNNLINS from the coding sequence TTGGAACAAAAAACAATTCATAATGTCCTAAGCTTATACGATTCATCAGAATTCGTACAGAAGCTTATTGCTAATTTTAAGAATAATCCACAACAAAAGTTAAATATAAAAGGCTTTTTAGGCTCTGGATTAAGTCTATTAACTGCACAACTTTATCAGCGTTTACCACGTCCTATTTTTTTACTTTTAGATGATAAAGAGGAAGCTGCGTATTATTTGAATGATTTAGAATCTCTATTTTCTAAAGAGGAAGTTTTATTTTTTCCGAGTTCGTATCGCAGACCTTATGAAATAGAAGAAATTCAGAATGCAAACGTAGTAATTCGTACAGAAGTATTAAATGCTTTAGCCAATAAGAAACCGAAAATTATAGTTACTTATAGCGATGCATTACTGGAGAAAGTAGTGACAAAAACAGCTTTATCGGCGAATACGTTAAAAGTTAAAGTTGGATCTGAACTTGGAATTGAATTCATTTCTGAAATGTTATTCGAGTACAATTTCAATAAGGTTGATTTCGTATCAGAACCAGGAGAGTTTTCTATTCGTGGAGGAATTATAGATGTTTTCTCTTATTCGGGTGAACATCCTTACCGTATTTCTCTTTTTGGGGATGAAGTGGAAACCATTCGTACATTCGATATCGATTCTCAACTTTCAATTGCTACTACAAAAGAAATCACAATTATTCCAAACTTAGAGAATAAAGCAATCGATGAAAAACGAGAAAGCTTTTTGGAATACATTCCGAAAGATTCATTGTTTATCACAAAAAATATCGATGTTGTTTCTAATCAGATTAAAAAGAACTTCGAGAAAGCAGAAGAAATTTATGTTAATTTAAAATCTGAAATTAAACGTGCTGAACCTAAAGATTTATTCTTGGATCAGAATGGTTTTTTACATCAATTGGTGAATTTCGGTGTGATTGAATTATCAAATAAATCGTATTTCGAAACCGTAGAAACATTAGATTCTCCTTTTAAGCCACAACCGTCTTTTAACAAACAATTCGAATTATTAATTGATGATTTAAATGAGCGAAAGGAAAATGGATTTCGTAATGCTTTATTATGTTCAAATGAAACACAGATCAAGCGTTTTGAAGAAATCTTTGACGATATAGGAAAGGATGTTTCTTATATTCCGGTTTTAGGCTCGTTATATCAAGGTTTTGTCGATGAAGAGTTGAAGATTACTTGTTTTACAGATCATCAGATTTTCGAACGTTATTATAAATACAATGTTCGTTCGTCTTTCTCTAAAAAAGAATCCATCACATTAAAAGAAATCAACACGTTACAAGTCGGAGATTTTGTAACACATATTGATTATGGAGTTGGGAAATTTGCTGGTTTAGTAACTGTTGATAATAATGGAACAAGGCAAGAATCGATCAAATTAATTTATCAAAACAACGATATTTTATACGTCAATATTCATTCTTTACACAAAATTGCAAAGTTTCGTGGTAAAGACGGTGCCGAACCAAAAATTTCTAAATTAGGTTCTCCTGCATGGAAAAACCTGAAGAATAAAACGAAAGCAAAAGTAAAAGAAATTGCTTTCGATTTGATTAAATTATACGCAAAACGCCGTACTCGTAAAGGGTTTGCTTTTTCACCAGATACCTATTTACAGACCGAGTTAGAAGCTTCGTTTATTTATGAAGATACACCAGATCAGTTCAAAGCGACACAAGATGTTAAAGCTGATATGGAATCTGATCGTCCAATGGACCGATTGGTTTGTGGTGATGTAGGGTTTGGAAAAACTGAGGTTGCGATCCGTGCCGCATTAAAAGCAGCAGTCGATGGAAAACAAGTTGCAGTTTTGGTTCCTACAACAATTCTTGCGTTCCAACATTATAAAACATTTTCAGAGCGTTTGAAAGATTTGCCTGTAAAAGTGGCTTACCTAAATCGTTTTGTTACAGGAAAAAAGAAAAAAGATACATTAGAGGGATTAAAATCGGGACAAGTTGATATTGTCATTGGTACTCATCAATTAGTTAATTCAAAATTAGAATATAAAGATTTAGGATTATTGATTGTTGATGAAGAGCATAAATTTGGTGTCGCAGTTAAAGATAAATTAAAAACTTTACGAGAAAATATTGATACGTTAACACTTACGGCTACGCCAATTCCTCGTACACTTCAATTCTCATTGATGGCGGCTCGTGATTTATCTGTAATTAAAACGCCTCCACCTAATCGTCAACCTGTCGAAACACAATTGGTCGGTTTTAATGAAGAAGTTTTCCGTGATGCAATCATGTACGAAATGCAGCGTGGAGGACAAGTATATATCATTCATAATCGTGTACAATCGTTAAAAGATATTGCCGGAATGGTACAACGATTAGTTCCGGATGCTCGCGTAGCAACAGGTCACGGGCAAATGGACGGAAAAGAATTAGAAGCGGTTCTTTTAGATTTTATTGATGGTCGTTATGACGTTTTCGTTTCCACTACGATTATCGAATCAGGTTTAGATGTACCAAACGCAAATACAATATTAATTAATGATGCTCAAAATTTCGGTTTAGCAGATTTACATCAAATGCGTGGTCGTGTAGGTCGTAGTAACCGTAAAGCATTTTGTTATCTTATTGCGCCTCCAATCTCTGTTTTAACGGATGAAGCTCGTAAAAGACTTCAAGCAATTGAACAATTTTCGGACTTAGGTTCAGGATTTAATATCGCAATGAAAGATTTGGAAATTCGTGGAGCTGGTAATCTTTTAGGAGGTGAACAAACCGGATTTATGATGGATATTGGGTTTGAAACTTATCAGAAAATTCTAAATGAAGCGATCGAAGAATTAAAAGAAACTGATTTTAAAGATTTATTTGAAGAAGAGCGTAATGGTCAAGTAGTCGAATATGTAAAAGAAGTTCAGATAGATACAGATTTGCCAGTTCAATTACCTGATGAATATATAGAAAGTTCAGAAGAACGTTTAATTCTTTACAAAGAATTAGCAGATGTTGAGGATAGGCAAGTTTTAGAAAAGTTTAGATCTAATTTAATTGATCGTTTTGGTGAGTTGCCAAAAGAAGCAGAGAATTTACTTTTATCAGTAGAATTAAAATGGGTTTCGAAAAAATTAGGTTTTGAAAAGGTTGTATTGAAAAAGGGTTCTATGTTATGTTATTTTATAAGTAAACCTCAATCAGAATTTTATCAATCAGATGAATTTAGACTGGTTTTAAATAACGTGCAATCAAACTCTAAAAATATTAGTTTTAAAGAAAAACCGCCTAAAAATGGTGAGGAGTATCCGACTTTGTTATTGAGGTTTGAGAATGTGAAAAATGTGAAACAAGCATTAGAATACTTAAATAATTTAATAAATAGTTAA
- a CDS encoding NADH-quinone oxidoreductase subunit A, with translation METSYNYLPILILFICAFAFVAITIVATHFLGPSRKTDEKLENFESGIEKQGNARQPFAIKYFLVAILFVLFDVEVIFFYPYAANFKELGWEGFAAVVTFVGLFFVMYAYARKKGALNWEK, from the coding sequence ATGGAAACATCATATAATTATCTTCCAATTTTAATCTTATTCATCTGTGCATTCGCATTTGTTGCAATTACAATCGTTGCTACACATTTTTTAGGACCTTCTCGTAAGACCGACGAAAAGTTAGAGAACTTCGAATCTGGAATTGAAAAACAAGGAAATGCTCGCCAACCATTCGCGATTAAATACTTCTTAGTTGCGATTTTATTCGTCTTATTTGATGTAGAGGTGATTTTCTTTTATCCGTATGCGGCAAACTTTAAAGAATTAGGTTGGGAAGGATTTGCAGCAGTTGTAACATTCGTAGGTTTATTCTTTGTAATGTACGCTTATGCTCGTAAAAAAGGTGCATTAAACTGGGAAAAATAA